CGGCGGCCAAGACAGCAGCACCCTGTGCTCACAGATTCAGTCGTCATTTAAGAGATGAACATAAGTCGCATGATGGTTTCATACCTCCATTACAAATTGGACAGGTCCAACGAAGAATGACAAAAATTTGAGCAGAAggttttccttttcttccttcatcCGATTGTGGCCGTACTTTCTCCGTCGATGCTGAGCCTCGATTTCGCTGAGACCTTTTTCTGGGTCTGTCTGTAGCATCTCATCGGAAACTCGACGAGTAATGACACCTGTGTCAATGGCTATATCATCATCCCCGTCGACGTCACCATCCACTGTTTGGAGATCGTCAATGAGAGCGTCCATgttctcctcttcggcaGGTTCaccatcgtcctcgtctgtAGGGATCGGCTGCTTCTCATTGCTGGCTACAAGAGGACTCTTGGTGTTCACACCACTTAGTCTCCGAACAGGTACTGTGTTTTCCTGGTTCAGAAGGGCCCCAAGAGGGTCCCTGCCGAACTGGCCAACCATTGTGAAAGATAATAGAGTAGGAAAAGGTAGACAGATTGAGGCGTATAACGTATAGAAGTATACAATATGACTCATAGAACGATCAACAACAGGCCATTAAGAACAATCTGTGAAAGGCAGTAGAAGCAGATGTTGACGGAGTCACCCAACCGAGTAAGGTCATCGAGAGATTGATATCGGAAGGCGCAAACAGCACAATCAGGGAAGGGACCAACCTTAAGCAATGAAAGggcctcatcatctccttcttcgcaACATTCAGTCAAAGGAGATAGCAAGCGAGGGTTTAGAGAGATGGCTGATGCAGGAAAGGATGGAGAAGATAAATTGACTGAGTGTCAGGTGTTTCATTACCTCCTCCTCATGGAGACCCCATATAGCCACCTGGTTTTTGTGACCAGTATTCAAGTACACCCTACGCTAAACCTTCATCATTTTTTGGAGCTCCACATAGACACGGTGCCTCCATTGATGATCTGGGTGGAAATATAGGTTCATCCTCCGTCTGGAAGCAGAATACTCTGTGGTCTGTTTCACCAGTTGCGAAGTCAAGTTCGCAGGCACCCCTGACTGAAGCATGATAGAAAACACATCTAAGAGAGCACCAGCAATGCTTATCAACAAAAATCCACACTTGAAAACGAAGGGAAGACTGCTCTATTCCCTTCTCGTGTATTGAAGCCGTCGCCATTTAAATCGACAGACTTTCGACGCACTCTCCGGTGCTGGTGTCGACTGCAGTAAAAGGACTCATGTTACTGCCAGATACCCCATGAATAGAGAACCCTTTGTAGTCATCGCCAGCGACGGATCATAGAAAGGGAGGTACAACCCGATGAAAAAGCCTTCATGGATCACGTCGAGATTCGAGAAATAGTACTGGCGCCTTCATCCCGCCAATTGGAGATCCTCCTCAACTAACCTTTGCTTACATAACTGGGTTTCTGTTGTGGACGTCATTGCGGCCCCAGCGCACACAGCTGCGTCTGATGAATCTATATCAGAGAAGTTTCACGGCCGGCAAATAAATTCGAATAATGAGATTTTTGGAGAGAAGTACATGCTTCTCTTAGAGCCAAGTTACAACAAAATTAACCACGCAAAATATCCACTCCCGCAAATTTGCACTCCATGAGAACGCAATCCCAGTGGCTTCGGCGAGCTCAGCTCACCTTCACTTGatgatcatcattattaGCGTATATTCAAAGAAATTTCTCTGAATAAACTGGAGTCCTAATTCTTAGGTCATAGTACTGGCCGTTGCTTATCCTTGGCTCGGCACCATGAATCGAGAGATTCCAGGGTTCTACTATGGTATGTGAATGTTCTCTCAAAGGTTATGTCTGCTAGCTGGGGCTCTTGACTGGAACTCTCGTTGATGCAAACAGATCCCGACAAGAAGAAGTATTTCAAAATCCAGGCTAGCCATAAAGCCCCCGCAGGAGCACAGTACTCAAAAGATGCAGTCAAGAGGAAACGGGTAGAGCACGAGGTTGTAGACTTGGTCTTAAGCTTCCAAATGGACCACGGAACTGACTATTTGCTAGAAACGTCAGAGGAAAGTCCAGCTCACCAGGAGACTGGCAAAGGAGAAAATCAGAAGGTCACCGTTCGTGCGAAGTCCCCTTCTCGGAGTTGAGCGAGAGATTGGAGCGCAGCCGATATCAAAACCCTTGCGACAAGAGCAACAAGGTCTCACGTATGCTAGCCAAATCAGTCGAAAACAGCTGCACCGATTTGAACCGTGGCCAAGTGATTATACCATTAAGCACGTGCTACGCAACAACAGCTCTGGAATCCTTATTGCCAGTGAGTTCGAGCCCCGGCCTCGTATCTTCGTTCCCGGCGCTGACTGCTTCCAAAGGTGGCCACCGTGGTGGTGAATCTTCGGTCTCGTAAGTTTGATGCTGCCATAGTACTGTATGACGCTTTCCTCTTCATTGACACATCCATCAGAGTATGCTTTCCAGATACCGACCAAGAGATATGGACATATAATCGGACGATGGAGCGAGTGCTCTTCCGAGAGCCGTACAGAGTATGTGTTTATATCGCTCTTCCCAACCGATTCAGTGATGTGAAACACATGCTTATACGCCATCGTACAATCTCAGCTTTCTTCTATCTCCTTGAGCCATACCGGATACTTGCTGTAAGTCCATATAGAACCCACCAAGGGATCAATCAGCTAACAAGATTAGAGCCACGATGGATAGTGGCCCAAATGGCGACTCGTTCCTTGCCCCTCGCATGTTGCCTGACCTTGGTGAAGGCGGCGATTATCGCTGGCCTGCTTTCTGTACGTACATGTGCCCTGTTGGCAGTGTTTGGGGAGCGAACGTTGATTGACGTTCATCCCAAACTAGTCGCCCATCCAATTCGCATTCGTACTGAGTCATCCTTGTGGTGCTCGTCACCATGTCCAGAGGGAGACAAAGCACTCTTCGCGATTGGCACTTCCGATGGTCTGTATACCCTAGAAGGATTGGGAAGTTTTTGGACTCTATCCAGGAAGCCGTTCGCCAACGATGTCTCCAACGGAAAGACAAATTTCCATCGACGTGCAGATTCCTCTCACGCACTTGTTACTAGCGTTGAATGGCTGTCTTCGACTgtcattgctgctggtctgaAAGACTCAACCGTCTTCCTTCACGATCTCCGCAGCGGGGGAACTGCAACGCGTCTACAACACCCCCATGCAATCACTAAGATCAGGAATCTTGATTCTTATCGAATCGTTGTGGCAGGGATAAACTCGGTACGCACTTCGGCCATGTCCTTGTCTTTGCATCGAAAGAATGACGATTCCACTTTCCTCCCATTtcaaaaagaaagcaagCTAATaaatatttatatatatagctTCAAATGTACGACATCCGGTACGCACCTAACGGTCTACAACACAATCCGAGACCCAATCATCCCCGTCACACTTCGACTCGGCCATATCTCTCTTTTTTCGACTACTCACCGGAAGTCATCCCGGATTTTGATATCAGTCCTGAACTTGGGCTTCTGGCCAGCGGTGAGGTCACTAACCATTTTGAGCTCAGGCGAGCCTACTAATCCTGCGTCGATAGCTTCCGACGAGCGCAAGGTTCAATTGTTTTCCCTTCGGACTGGAGAGCAAGTCTCTTCCCCTCTAACGAAATACCAATATGCAAATCCTATATCGTCGCTACGGTTCGAATCGGGTGATGGATCCCCGTATGGGCCTCTGACCCCCACTCTCCTGGTCTGCTCTAGTGCTACAGTTGACGAGTGGGTTTGGTAGGTAGATTCTCCGGATATTGGCATTCCATGACGGGCATTACAAGCCTAGAACTAGGTCCTGTATATTTTGAGTCATCGCATTATCATGAGTTATGATGTAACATCACTTCTATGAATATAAACCAGCCATTGTGACACTAATGAATGGACCAGTCCTAGTCGATTGACAGGCTTTTAATCCAATCCACCTGCTAGCCATTCCCCAACTTCCACTCCGATCCCTTTGGCCATTTCCCCAATCCAATCGCCGGAGACATTAACACACCATTTCTCACCAGCATCAGAAGTCGTATTACCGCTGCCCGAACCCCCAACACTCGCCCCCATGCGACTAGAGCTATCCCGACCCGCTGCCGGCACGACCAGCCGCAGACGCCGGAGAGTAGCCAACTCCGCGTATATCGCATCAGCTACAGCCGTCATACGGATGGGGTTCGCAGGGGGATTCGGATCGATAGCGTGGTAGATAGCTATTAATCGCTCCAGGGGAAACGGACGGGCAGTGAGGATAGTAGACGGGCCGGTGATACCAGGGGCGCCGCCGGAGGTAGTAGCGGAGGTGGTCGCGAAGGCGGACTCGAGCGTGGACTTTGTGATGCGCGTCTTCTGcctcttgcccttcttgccGGGGGTGGAGGGGTCTTGGCCGGCTGTTCTGGCGTCTTCGGCTTGCGCCTGGGAGAGGAGTTTCAGGCGTCGTCTGTGATGGGCGCGCTTGTTGCGTGCCGAtagcgaggacgaggagaatttggagaagaagattgtgTCGAGGCGTTGCGGGGTGTGTGAGGCGAGGTAGGCGGAGGTGAGGATTAAAGTAGGGAAGTAGGGGAGGGAAGGGAGCGGGGAGGGGGCAGACGCTGCAGTCAGCGAGGGTTTGAGGAGGCTGGAGCCGGCACCGTTGGTAGTGGGTGCTGAGTCCTCGGTGACGATGTGGTGTACCAGCGCAGCTTCGCCTTGCTGGCGAAACAGCGCGCGGTTCTTGACCAGCAGCCGGGAGAAGTCCCATTCGTTGCCTCCCGGGGCTGTCTCACCGGTGACGATTGGCGAGACGAACTGCGGCCAGAGTTTCTCGCATATCGACCGGAAGGTAGGTATCGAGCTGGCCGTAGGCCCGACCAGCGAGTCATAGACGGCAGATACGAAATGGGGGTATAGCTTCGCAGCGGTTTCCTGAGGGAGTCCGTAGACGGGCGGTGATTCGGAGTTCAGGATGATGGTAGTTGCCTCTTTGCGCGTGTATGGAGGGAAGTTGATATGCGGAACAGCGGCAGACTGCAAGAAGAGAGGACGCGGTGTCGAGCTGAGGATCAAAACGACACATAGTGAGGGGATCTGGCAACACCAAGAGAATCGAGTTAACAATCATTGTCCACAACACTTCTTAATTCTCTTATAAAACAAGCGGCTTACCACCTCCCCAAGCCTggccagagcagcaagaagCGTCTGCGGCGCCTCCCGCTGCCTATCGATCTCATCTAGCACAAGCACAAacttctctgtcttcttccCGGCATTCGGAGCGAGGCACTCGGCAAGTAGCACCGCGAGTGTACTAACATGCTCGCACCGGCCCTTTCCGAACTTCTCCCACTCATCCTTGAGCCCCAGTGCCTCCAGCGTCGCCCAAAGAATCTTCGTCAGCAGATGACGACCCGTAATACACTCTGTGCTCCGAACAATGGCGTGCGGCACCGCAAGGGCGGAGAGGACGGCGCGGACGATAGTTGACTTGCATGTTGCGGAGATACCGTGGACGACAACAGTAGACGGACTAGATATCCCAGGCTAGGAGGCAATGTTAGTCCTAGATGCAATATGTATCCCATTACTTGGCGTGGACAACAAGCTCAACGTGACTGTAACAAACGTACTCCAAGAAGACAGGCGAGCTGCCTGGTCTGGACCTCACGACACGGCCATCGCTGGCTGATTGACCGGAGATTATCCGCGCAGAGCATAGGGGTAATGGAAGACAAGTGAGAGTTGCCTACGCTCCAAGCTCTGAAGCTAAGCAATGAGGTGTATCCCGTACGTAAATGATGTGGTTATGTACCACCCTGCTTCGTTGGATTAATTGATTGGGAAGACACACGCGGAAGCCTTTCACATGCCAAGTCACGTGGATCTCCGTACCGTTTatatgtacggagtagatgtgAGAGACAACTCGAATTGGTGTCTTGACTACAAGTTTGCACATGGGAAATCGTGGATTGCAGAGAGTAAGTCACTTAAAAGTATGGGTACATCTATTCTACCGAATGTGCTATTGTGACAATCATGGAAGAAAACGGCAGCAATCAGAGATAAGACAACAAAAAAACCTGAACTGGCAGAACACATAGAGGAAGGTGCTTGGGCCTTATTTCCTTGCTGAGAAAACGAAGCCAGCTCAGGGACCAGTCTCAAGTCAAATCCAATGACTGCCTTGCCCGCGTGGTCGGAGTAGCCAGGCTCCTTAACCAGCAGCACTACCAAATCTCGATTGATGGTCCATATCACAAGCGAAACGAAGAAAAAATGCCAAAAAAAGACAGATCTGGAATGGAAAGAGCTAAAAGCACATGTGGAGTTCGTAAAAGATGCTGTATGCATGTGACGCAAGATTGCAGTAGCAGAGGCCAATATGCAGGATAGTGTTGCAAAAAGTACAGGGCATAATAATAATGCACGCGTGTGCATTGTCATCAACTGCATCATATCATCATAAAATAGCACAAAACGCAGATGGATTGCATGGAGGTTAAAAATCTTGCTGTGGTATCAAAAGCCATGTTCCCCTAGTTGACCTTGGGTTAAGGTGGCCGTAAGTTCATCAAGATCGTAGCATCATCTCAATATGAGTACATGTGCCCAGCAAGAGCTGACGACCCGGGAGACAGCGTAGCAATTAGAAGTAAGCGTACAGCTGGCTCTGAGCTCCGATATTGCCGTTCGGTTGCTGAGCAGCAGGGGCATAAATGCCGGAAGAGTTATCGCTAGCACCGCCAGATGTGGTGTTGGAAACAGAGCCGGAGCCAGAAGCGGGCATGAAGTTCTGACTTCCAAATTGGGGTCCGACAGTGGGAGCAGGAAATGAGTTGTGTTGATACAAGAATGGCTTCTGTGGTCCTTGCAAAGGACCCGGAAGCTGGGCAGAATTCATCTCGTTCGGCGTGACCTGTCCGCTTGTCGCGGCACTTCCCCTACCGGAGCCTTCGGATGCCATCATTTTGCCGGCGATGCGGCGGCCATGAGGAGTCTGCCGGATGGAAGGCAGGATTGGGCGAATAGCGTCGACGATACGAGCTCTGGTTTCTGGGTCTGCGAAGTCCATAGCAGTCTGGACAACGTAATTGGCGAAGGAGTCGCGAAGcatcttctcaagctcagTTCCTGCCAGCATTTCATCGATCATTTGGCGTCTCATCTGGAACTCGGCGGTACGCAGGCACTTCTCGATCACATTGGAGCTGAACTTTTGCTTCGACAGAGCTGGGATATTGCCACGGAAAGCTTGGCAGAGAGGCTCTGTGAAATGAGGCTCCGCAAGATCCAAGATGTATTGCACAACGTAGTTACCAAATGGATCCTGGACCAATGCGAAAGCATTGGCCGTAATTTGAGCGATCAAACGAGCTCTCTGCTCGCCAGAGGCGTGGTCAATGCAGCGCTGCAGGACACAGCATCCGTGTCGATGGGTGCCGACAACCACACAATTGGCGCCAACGGCGTCATAGATGAACTGTGCGTCTTCGGCAGAAAGACGGTTGAGACACTTCTGGATGACATGGTTGCCATTCAGGTCCTGAACCAGCTCCACAACATGATCACGTAGAGCTTGGATGACCGTCTGGATTTGTTCGGGGGTTGAGATGAAttcaatcatcttctgcaaaGCTCTAGTGCCATGCTGGTTCAAGGCTATTTTCACAAGTTGGTTGGCAGCGTTATTAATTAGAGCGGTTCGCTGCTCGTCATTAGAGAACTCAAGCAG
The DNA window shown above is from Aspergillus fumigatus Af293 chromosome 1, whole genome shotgun sequence and carries:
- a CDS encoding origin of replication complex subunit 5 family protein, with the protein product MLCADNLRSISQRWPCREVQTRQLACLLGPGISSPSTVVVHGISATCKSTIVRAVLSALAVPHAIVRSTECITGRHLLTKILWATLEALGLKDEWEKFGKGRCEHVSTLAVLLAECLAPNAGKKTEKFVLVLDEIDRQREAPQTLLAALARLGEVIPSLCVVLILSSTPRPLFLQSAAVPHINFPPYTRKEATTIILNSESPPVYGLPQETAAKLYPHFVSAVYDSLVGPTASSIPTFRSICEKLWPQFVSPIVTGETAPGGNEWDFSRLLVKNRALFRQQGEAALVHHIVTEDSAPTTNGAGSSLLKPSLTAASAPSPLPSLPYFPTLILTSAYLASHTPQRLDTIFFSKFSSSSLSARNKRAHHRRRLKLLSQAQAEDARTAGQDPSTPGKKGKRQKTRITKSTLESAFATTSATTSGGAPGITGPSTILTARPFPLERLIAIYHAIDPNPPANPIRMTAVADAIYAELATLRRLRLVVPAAGRDSSSRMGASVGGSGSGNTTSDAGEKWCVNVSGDWIGEMAKGIGVEVGEWLAGGLD